A window of Cryptomeria japonica chromosome 3, Sugi_1.0, whole genome shotgun sequence contains these coding sequences:
- the LOC131076028 gene encoding root phototropism protein 2 isoform X2 produces MRRLVAEANDSDLTTIRLPENLPGGVEAFEQAAKFCYGINFEISAANVVGLYCAAECLQMTEEYAAGNLVSRTEDYLQQVALKNFCGALAVLHSCKTLLPAAEDLNIVSRCIEAVASNACTEFNFNTLQCWWAEELTVLSIDFYQRVLLAMKPKGLSYQALGSSLALYAEKSLQGIVWKEQGTVNNMWDEQRILIETIAGLLPAEKNTMSVTFLCGLLRSAIYVSTTEACRMDLERRIALQLDHATVDDLLIIPGTSADCIYGVDIVHRIAIEFLDVEKHIGLSEACYCSPSVIKICRVLDSYLAEIANEPNLSIEKFVAIPILMPRQARDVEDSLYRAVDIYLKTHPCLDELQREKVCSIMDCHRLSYEARMHAAQNNRLPVHTVVQVLYHDQLQVRSTKISESKRKSPKTAADVTAAAYSSPRDINTAILFKENEELKKELIRMKTYVKNLEKEPQGKKISFLSSVTKKLGKLNPFNRNVSKDTNSLVDHDEAASLPRRRRFSIS; encoded by the exons ATGCGAAGGCTGGTAGCAGAAGCAAATGACTCGGATCTGACAACAATCAGGCTGCCTGAAAACTTGCCAGGAGGTGTAGAGGCTTTTGAACAAGCTGCTAAGTTTTGCTATGGAATTAACTTTGAAATCAGTGCTGCAAATGTTGTTGGGCTGTATTGTGCTGCAGAGTGTCTACAGATGACTGAAGAATATGCAGCAGGCAATTTGGTTTCAAG gactgaAGATTATTTGCAGCAGGTGGCATTGAAGAACTTTTGTGGTGCCTTAGCAGTGCTTCATTCCTGTAAAACCCTTCTTCCTGCTGCAGAAGATCTAAATATTGTGAGTAGATGCATAGAGGCTGTGGCCTCTAATGCATGTACAGAGTTCAATTTCAATACCCTCCAATGCTGGTGGGCAGAGGAGCTGACAGTGCTGAGTATTGATTTTTATCAGAGAGTTTTACTAGCCATGAAGCCCAAGGGACTGTCCTATCAGGCTCTGGGATCATCCCTTGCTCTTTATGCAGAGAAATCTCTGCAAGGAATTGTGTGGAAGGAGCAGGGTACTGTAAACAACATGTGGGATGAACAGAGAATTCTGATTGAGACTATTGCGGGGCTCTTGCCAGCAGAGAAGAACACCATGTCTGTTACATTTCTCTGTGGTCTACTCAGATCTGCAATTTATGTGAGCACAACAGAGGCCTGCAGGATGGATCTGGAAAGGAGGATTGCTCTGCAACTAGACCATGCAACTGTTGATGATCTACTCATTATCCCTGG TACTAGTGCAGACTGTATCTATGGTGTGGACATTGTGCATCGGATTGCCATTGAGTTTTTGGATGTGGAAAAGCATATTGGGCTTTCAGAAGCTTGCTATTGCTCCCCTTCTGTGATAAAGATCTGCAGAGTGCTGGATAGCTATTTGGCAGAGATTGCGAATGAGCCAAATCTAAGTATTGAGAAATTTGTTGCAATTCCCATTCTGATGCCAAGACAAGCACGGGATGTGGAGGACAGCCTATACAGGGCAGTTGATATTTACTTGAAG ACACATCCATGTTTAGATGAGCTACAACGTGAAAAGGTATGTAGTATAATGGACTGCCATAGACTTTCGTATGAAGCTCGCATGCATGCAGCTCAAAACAACAGGCTGCCAGTCCATACTGTAGTCCAAGTACTGTACCATGACCAACTTCAAGTTCGCAGCACAAAGATAAGTGAATCAAAGAGGAAGTCACCCAAAACAGCTGCAGATGTAACTGCAGCAGCTTATTCTTCACCCAGAGATATAAACACTGCCATTCTTttcaaggaaaatgaagaattgaagAAAGAATTGATCAGAATGAAAACGTACgtaaagaatctagaaaaggagcCTCAAGGTAAGAAGATTTCATTCCTTTCTTCGGTTACCAAGAAGCTTGGGAAGCTCAATCCATTCAATCGTAATGTTTCAAAAGATACAAACAGTCTTGTAGACCATGACGAGGCAGCTAGTTTACCACGGAGGAGAAGATTTTCGATCTCCTAG
- the LOC131076028 gene encoding root phototropism protein 2 isoform X1 encodes MSSHSSSSKRHHRLSSVAMERTCQWIFSQDIPPDVTIIVGDTYFSLHKFPLVSKSGYMRRLVAEANDSDLTTIRLPENLPGGVEAFEQAAKFCYGINFEISAANVVGLYCAAECLQMTEEYAAGNLVSRTEDYLQQVALKNFCGALAVLHSCKTLLPAAEDLNIVSRCIEAVASNACTEFNFNTLQCWWAEELTVLSIDFYQRVLLAMKPKGLSYQALGSSLALYAEKSLQGIVWKEQGTVNNMWDEQRILIETIAGLLPAEKNTMSVTFLCGLLRSAIYVSTTEACRMDLERRIALQLDHATVDDLLIIPGTSADCIYGVDIVHRIAIEFLDVEKHIGLSEACYCSPSVIKICRVLDSYLAEIANEPNLSIEKFVAIPILMPRQARDVEDSLYRAVDIYLKTHPCLDELQREKVCSIMDCHRLSYEARMHAAQNNRLPVHTVVQVLYHDQLQVRSTKISESKRKSPKTAADVTAAAYSSPRDINTAILFKENEELKKELIRMKTYVKNLEKEPQGKKISFLSSVTKKLGKLNPFNRNVSKDTNSLVDHDEAASLPRRRRFSIS; translated from the exons ATGTCTTCTCATTCATCCTCCTCCAAGAGACACCACAGGCTTTCAAGTGTAGCCATGGAACGAACCTGTCAATG GATTTTTTCTCAGGATATTCCTCCTGATGTCACCATTATAGTAGGAGACACATACTTTTCACTACATAAG TTTCCTCTTGTATCCAAAAGTGGGTATATGCGAAGGCTGGTAGCAGAAGCAAATGACTCGGATCTGACAACAATCAGGCTGCCTGAAAACTTGCCAGGAGGTGTAGAGGCTTTTGAACAAGCTGCTAAGTTTTGCTATGGAATTAACTTTGAAATCAGTGCTGCAAATGTTGTTGGGCTGTATTGTGCTGCAGAGTGTCTACAGATGACTGAAGAATATGCAGCAGGCAATTTGGTTTCAAG gactgaAGATTATTTGCAGCAGGTGGCATTGAAGAACTTTTGTGGTGCCTTAGCAGTGCTTCATTCCTGTAAAACCCTTCTTCCTGCTGCAGAAGATCTAAATATTGTGAGTAGATGCATAGAGGCTGTGGCCTCTAATGCATGTACAGAGTTCAATTTCAATACCCTCCAATGCTGGTGGGCAGAGGAGCTGACAGTGCTGAGTATTGATTTTTATCAGAGAGTTTTACTAGCCATGAAGCCCAAGGGACTGTCCTATCAGGCTCTGGGATCATCCCTTGCTCTTTATGCAGAGAAATCTCTGCAAGGAATTGTGTGGAAGGAGCAGGGTACTGTAAACAACATGTGGGATGAACAGAGAATTCTGATTGAGACTATTGCGGGGCTCTTGCCAGCAGAGAAGAACACCATGTCTGTTACATTTCTCTGTGGTCTACTCAGATCTGCAATTTATGTGAGCACAACAGAGGCCTGCAGGATGGATCTGGAAAGGAGGATTGCTCTGCAACTAGACCATGCAACTGTTGATGATCTACTCATTATCCCTGG TACTAGTGCAGACTGTATCTATGGTGTGGACATTGTGCATCGGATTGCCATTGAGTTTTTGGATGTGGAAAAGCATATTGGGCTTTCAGAAGCTTGCTATTGCTCCCCTTCTGTGATAAAGATCTGCAGAGTGCTGGATAGCTATTTGGCAGAGATTGCGAATGAGCCAAATCTAAGTATTGAGAAATTTGTTGCAATTCCCATTCTGATGCCAAGACAAGCACGGGATGTGGAGGACAGCCTATACAGGGCAGTTGATATTTACTTGAAG ACACATCCATGTTTAGATGAGCTACAACGTGAAAAGGTATGTAGTATAATGGACTGCCATAGACTTTCGTATGAAGCTCGCATGCATGCAGCTCAAAACAACAGGCTGCCAGTCCATACTGTAGTCCAAGTACTGTACCATGACCAACTTCAAGTTCGCAGCACAAAGATAAGTGAATCAAAGAGGAAGTCACCCAAAACAGCTGCAGATGTAACTGCAGCAGCTTATTCTTCACCCAGAGATATAAACACTGCCATTCTTttcaaggaaaatgaagaattgaagAAAGAATTGATCAGAATGAAAACGTACgtaaagaatctagaaaaggagcCTCAAGGTAAGAAGATTTCATTCCTTTCTTCGGTTACCAAGAAGCTTGGGAAGCTCAATCCATTCAATCGTAATGTTTCAAAAGATACAAACAGTCTTGTAGACCATGACGAGGCAGCTAGTTTACCACGGAGGAGAAGATTTTCGATCTCCTAG